One Sphingomicrobium marinum genomic window carries:
- a CDS encoding tetratricopeptide repeat protein, with product MILALLALMAAPNVVPDGAIPSVATAEQNEADRLLAEAGHALRQGRFEQASTMVGLAVAAGANGSALDRVRADIAHMRRQDAAALQTYRRLLLETPNDPALLERGGISALRLGQTGEAEAMLTRAVAITPGRMPILGALAVLSDRKRDFAAANRYYAWALAQAPDDPRLLSNYGWSLILQGRWSDAMAPLERALAISPRFALAARNLELARSALDARLPQRREGESDSDFAARLNDAGVAAMARGEKVRAQAAFARALEISDQWYDRAARNLERLESR from the coding sequence ATGATCCTCGCGCTGCTGGCTCTGATGGCGGCGCCGAATGTGGTGCCCGATGGTGCGATTCCATCTGTAGCAACCGCAGAACAGAACGAAGCCGACCGCCTGCTGGCCGAGGCCGGCCATGCGCTGCGCCAAGGCCGTTTTGAACAGGCATCGACCATGGTCGGGCTGGCCGTCGCGGCGGGCGCGAATGGCAGTGCGCTCGATCGCGTGCGTGCCGATATCGCGCATATGCGCCGACAGGATGCGGCGGCGCTGCAAACCTATCGCCGGCTGTTACTGGAAACGCCCAACGATCCGGCGCTGCTCGAACGCGGCGGGATCAGCGCGCTGCGCCTTGGGCAAACGGGTGAAGCCGAAGCCATGCTGACGCGCGCTGTAGCGATCACGCCGGGACGCATGCCAATCCTTGGCGCGCTGGCCGTGCTGAGCGATCGCAAGCGCGATTTCGCGGCGGCCAATCGCTATTATGCGTGGGCACTAGCCCAAGCACCCGACGATCCGCGATTGTTATCCAACTATGGCTGGTCGCTGATCCTGCAAGGCAGATGGAGCGATGCCATGGCGCCGCTTGAAAGGGCGCTTGCAATATCGCCGCGATTTGCGCTCGCCGCCCGCAATCTGGAGCTTGCGCGCAGCGCGCTCGATGCGCGGTTGCCGCAGCGACGCGAAGGCGAAAGCGATAGCGACTTTGCCGCGCGCCTCAACGATGCGGGCGTCGCCGCAATGGCCCGCGGCGAGAAGGTGCGCGCGCAGGCAGCTTTTGCAAGAGCGCTTGAAATCTCCGATCAATGGTATGATCGTGCTGCCCGGAACCTGGAGCGGCTGGAGAGCAGATAG
- a CDS encoding tetratricopeptide repeat protein gives MKKILLTATGLGAALASCASPTLEIREAKRPITEGELPTDARLAEGHAMMRLGNVGLAIESYRRALRRAPQDASAHAALANAYESMGRYDLSQRYYEKALAYAPHRPELYEALAASLARQGRPLEAAKVKAEAMARRGALEAQVAANGELAEVVAAEAMPAMPTPAPTSQVSVSLSATEIAYSDQVEAMPIIAPVAVGAVQAPTIDGQRTLAEVEAVASDDIGPILPAANVTAVDAPQLQAAPVTELAAIDADAIGTIRAPIEREAISAQQVDMAVASLVDDSLLPEMKIAAAPTISTPLKPQRIGRAEVGSFSAVKIATGPRLERTSASEVMLITRPDDVLPVAPRATRRAESAVTLLKTAPEQGAVRTLVADQRVARAHVEPAPVLLINASRRQGVAENARGLLAGHGYAELKIDTSPTGRARTILLYPRGQRAEAEKLARRFGFPVVFQVGPVEQMTLHLGRDAAHLFAEG, from the coding sequence ATGAAGAAAATTCTTCTGACCGCGACGGGGCTTGGGGCTGCATTGGCTTCTTGCGCCTCGCCCACGCTAGAGATCCGCGAAGCGAAGCGGCCGATCACCGAAGGTGAGTTGCCCACGGACGCGCGCCTCGCCGAAGGGCATGCGATGATGCGGCTTGGCAATGTCGGTCTTGCGATCGAGTCCTACCGCCGAGCCCTGCGCCGCGCCCCTCAGGACGCCAGCGCGCATGCCGCACTGGCCAACGCTTACGAAAGCATGGGCCGCTACGACCTTTCGCAGCGCTATTACGAAAAAGCGCTGGCCTACGCACCGCATCGCCCCGAGCTTTACGAGGCGCTTGCCGCCTCGTTGGCACGTCAGGGCCGTCCGCTTGAGGCTGCGAAAGTCAAAGCCGAAGCCATGGCGCGGCGCGGCGCGCTTGAAGCGCAGGTCGCCGCTAACGGCGAACTGGCCGAAGTCGTGGCCGCCGAAGCCATGCCCGCCATGCCCACACCTGCCCCGACTAGCCAGGTTTCGGTTTCCTTGTCGGCGACCGAGATCGCTTACTCGGACCAGGTGGAGGCGATGCCAATAATCGCGCCGGTAGCAGTTGGCGCCGTGCAAGCACCCACAATCGACGGCCAGCGAACGCTGGCCGAGGTCGAAGCGGTGGCAAGCGATGATATCGGCCCGATCTTGCCTGCGGCCAACGTTACCGCGGTCGACGCGCCGCAGCTCCAGGCGGCGCCGGTGACAGAGCTTGCCGCGATCGATGCCGACGCGATCGGAACGATCCGTGCGCCGATCGAACGTGAGGCCATTAGCGCGCAGCAGGTCGACATGGCCGTTGCCAGCTTGGTCGACGATAGCTTGCTGCCCGAGATGAAGATCGCGGCCGCGCCGACGATCAGCACACCGCTAAAGCCCCAGCGCATCGGGCGCGCCGAAGTCGGTAGCTTTAGCGCCGTAAAGATCGCCACCGGTCCGCGTCTCGAACGCACATCTGCCAGCGAAGTCATGCTGATTACGCGTCCCGATGATGTGCTGCCGGTCGCACCGCGGGCGACGCGCCGTGCCGAGAGCGCGGTGACGCTTCTGAAGACAGCGCCGGAGCAGGGGGCCGTCCGCACATTGGTCGCTGATCAGCGTGTTGCCCGCGCGCACGTCGAACCCGCGCCGGTGTTGTTGATCAATGCATCGCGTCGCCAGGGCGTGGCCGAGAATGCGCGCGGCCTGCTGGCGGGCCATGGGTATGCCGAGCTCAAGATCGACACGTCGCCGACCGGGCGCGCGCGTACGATCCTGCTCTATCCCCGCGGCCAGCGCGCCGAAGCGGAAAAGCTCGCGCGGCGCTTCGGATTTCCCGTGGTGTTCCAGGTCGGCCCGGTCGAGCAGATGACGCTCCATCTTGGCCGCGACGCTGCCCATCTGTTCGCCGAGGGATAA
- a CDS encoding glycosyltransferase family 87 protein has translation MIGGRVKNGLSWAVVPFLLIGIGVVGYLFWLDWNSAAGRDGLLINNSTLWGRDFVNVWSGGRMLLDGDLAALYDINAYQAWQAANLDPGIKHHNYSYPPTSLLYAWTFASLPYVTALFTWLGLSAVAFVAAARPWLKDAGIAAPWVLLLPTTALCLWAGHYGLFFGALWLWAWREVDTSPRTAGIATALMIIKPHLAILMPLLFVLKGAWRAFAWAALALGALVGLSIALFGAGLWETYLTSTSGTQLGLVDNIDAFFARMMTGTVTNMLAAGASPALAWGAQIAVALVALILVINLPRNRASLCFGGAIATFLILPYGFNYDLTVVGLAALLLAHNAWRSGERPRFLIAGLALALPPAMIFLGREAIYPAPLILLALLFMAASRKPMAFAPNIG, from the coding sequence ATGATCGGGGGACGCGTAAAGAACGGGTTGTCGTGGGCTGTCGTGCCTTTCCTGCTGATCGGGATTGGTGTCGTCGGCTATCTGTTCTGGCTCGACTGGAACAGCGCCGCGGGCCGCGACGGGCTGCTCATCAACAACAGCACGCTGTGGGGCCGCGACTTCGTCAATGTCTGGTCGGGCGGGCGCATGCTGCTCGATGGCGACCTCGCCGCATTATACGACATCAACGCCTACCAGGCGTGGCAGGCAGCCAATCTCGATCCGGGCATCAAGCATCATAATTACAGCTATCCGCCGACCAGCCTTCTCTATGCCTGGACATTCGCGTCGCTACCCTACGTCACGGCGCTCTTCACATGGCTCGGATTGTCGGCGGTCGCCTTTGTTGCCGCGGCGCGGCCGTGGCTCAAGGATGCGGGGATCGCCGCGCCCTGGGTGTTGCTGCTGCCCACCACCGCCCTGTGCCTATGGGCCGGACATTACGGCCTGTTTTTCGGCGCGCTGTGGTTGTGGGCGTGGCGCGAGGTCGACACCAGCCCCCGCACCGCGGGGATCGCCACCGCGCTGATGATCATCAAGCCGCATCTGGCCATCCTGATGCCGCTGTTGTTCGTGCTAAAGGGAGCGTGGCGCGCCTTCGCATGGGCGGCGCTGGCACTCGGGGCCCTTGTTGGGCTGTCGATTGCCCTCTTCGGGGCAGGCCTGTGGGAAACCTATCTCACTTCGACCAGCGGCACGCAGCTGGGGCTGGTCGACAATATCGACGCCTTCTTCGCCCGGATGATGACGGGGACGGTCACCAACATGCTGGCCGCCGGCGCATCGCCCGCGCTGGCATGGGGCGCACAGATCGCGGTGGCGCTGGTCGCGCTCATCCTCGTGATAAACCTGCCGCGCAATCGCGCCAGCCTCTGTTTCGGCGGTGCCATCGCCACTTTCCTGATCCTGCCCTACGGCTTCAACTATGACCTGACCGTGGTGGGTCTCGCCGCCCTGCTGCTCGCTCATAATGCGTGGCGCAGCGGGGAACGCCCGCGATTCCTCATCGCCGGCCTCGCATTGGCGCTCCCGCCGGCAATGATCTTCCTCGGGCGAGAAGCGATCTATCCCGCCCCGTTAATCCTGCTCGCGCTCCTGTTCATGGCAGCGTCGCGCAAACCCATGGCGTTTGCACCCAACATAGGTTAA
- a CDS encoding DUF418 domain-containing protein gives MGRSSATGAAPVTSSERIGEMDVLRGFALLGVLIANIVWWTAWKFSTPVEQVDVHFADPVYSQFLMGVQWLVSDKANTLFAVLFGMGFWVQMQRLEARGADFKRLYMRRLTILLAIGVAHLFLFWPWDILHMYAMMGFALFALRGLSMRAMLFGGAAMALLARPIVDWLKDLSGLSDRGFQMVFTTDATAARHAAFIGDDYGAWVREVFNLHWYEYLSSGLIVGWLLYVLGRFLIGAWVARQGWLQRAGDLLPHIRKLCLICLPLGLALEGIYAAMQFDLLPQIFFVSSAIHAVGVPLLDVGYATGLILLFHSNSWGWLPRLFAPVGRMALTNYIMQSVLYFWLLYGIAGGLSMAGRIPPPTALAIGLGFFALQTAFSHYWLKAYRYGPLEWVWRTLTYGERPGFRLQSA, from the coding sequence ATGGGCCGATCGAGTGCAACCGGCGCGGCGCCGGTGACGTCCAGTGAGCGTATCGGCGAGATGGACGTGTTGCGGGGCTTTGCGCTTCTGGGCGTGTTGATCGCGAACATCGTATGGTGGACGGCCTGGAAATTTTCCACGCCGGTCGAACAGGTCGACGTTCACTTCGCAGACCCGGTTTACTCGCAGTTTCTGATGGGTGTGCAGTGGCTCGTCTCGGACAAGGCCAACACCTTGTTTGCCGTTCTGTTCGGCATGGGGTTCTGGGTGCAGATGCAGCGCCTCGAAGCCCGCGGCGCCGACTTCAAGCGCCTTTACATGCGCCGCCTGACGATATTGCTTGCGATTGGCGTCGCCCACCTCTTCCTGTTCTGGCCGTGGGACATCCTCCACATGTATGCGATGATGGGTTTTGCCCTGTTCGCGCTGCGCGGCCTGTCGATGCGGGCAATGCTTTTTGGCGGGGCGGCCATGGCTTTGCTCGCCAGGCCGATCGTCGATTGGCTCAAGGATCTATCAGGACTGAGCGATCGCGGGTTCCAGATGGTCTTTACCACCGACGCGACAGCAGCGCGCCACGCCGCCTTCATCGGGGACGATTATGGCGCCTGGGTGCGCGAAGTCTTCAACCTGCACTGGTATGAATATCTGTCGAGCGGTCTGATCGTCGGCTGGTTGCTCTACGTCCTTGGCCGCTTTCTGATCGGCGCATGGGTGGCGCGGCAAGGCTGGCTCCAGCGCGCCGGCGACCTGCTGCCGCATATCCGCAAGTTGTGCCTGATCTGCCTGCCTCTCGGCCTCGCGCTCGAAGGTATCTATGCGGCAATGCAATTTGACCTGTTGCCCCAGATTTTCTTTGTCAGCAGCGCCATTCATGCTGTTGGCGTGCCCCTTCTCGATGTCGGTTATGCCACCGGGCTCATCCTGCTGTTCCACAGCAATTCGTGGGGCTGGCTACCGCGTCTCTTCGCGCCTGTCGGCCGGATGGCGCTGACCAACTACATCATGCAGAGCGTGCTCTATTTCTGGCTGCTCTACGGGATTGCCGGCGGCCTCTCGATGGCCGGGAGGATCCCGCCGCCAACCGCGCTCGCCATCGGATTGGGCTTTTTCGCGCTGCAAACCGCGTTCAGCCACTATTGGCTCAAGGCCTATCGCTACGGGCCGCTCGAATGGGTGTGGCGCACGCTCACCTATGGCGAACGTCCCGGCTTCAGGCTTCAGTCGGCCTGA
- the rlmN gene encoding 23S rRNA (adenine(2503)-C(2))-methyltransferase RlmN, with translation MSADTPLMPIPGKIDPVPTKRGAPARADGKVNLVGLPKAQVREALLAAGMAEKQAKLRSKQIWHWIYNRGAMSFEEMTDIAKAQRPWLEDHFTIERPEVVEAQVSEDGTRKWLLRTHDSHDFEMVFIPDADRGTLCVSSQVGCTLNCSFCHTGTMRLVRNLEPSEIVGQVMLARDALGEWPSRPEGRMLTNIVMMGMGEPLYNFDNVSQALHIVMDGEGLGLSKRRITLSTSGVVPMIEKCGDEIGVNLAVSLHAVRKDVRDEIVPLNRKYGIEELLEACAAYPGANNARRITFEYVMLKDKNDSDEDARELVRLIRHYKLPAKVNLIPFNPWPGAGYECSDPERIKSFSNIVFEGGISAPVRTPRGRDIDAACGQLKTAAEKKSRAERDREAAAQAD, from the coding sequence ATGAGTGCCGATACGCCCTTGATGCCGATTCCCGGCAAGATCGACCCCGTGCCAACCAAGCGCGGGGCGCCGGCGCGTGCCGATGGCAAGGTGAACCTTGTCGGCCTACCCAAGGCGCAGGTTCGCGAGGCATTGCTGGCCGCCGGGATGGCCGAGAAGCAGGCCAAGCTTCGGTCAAAGCAGATCTGGCACTGGATCTATAATCGCGGCGCGATGTCCTTCGAGGAAATGACCGACATCGCCAAGGCGCAGCGGCCCTGGCTCGAGGACCATTTCACGATTGAGCGTCCCGAGGTCGTCGAGGCGCAGGTCAGCGAGGACGGCACGCGCAAGTGGCTGCTGCGCACGCATGATAGCCATGATTTCGAAATGGTCTTCATCCCCGATGCCGACCGCGGAACCTTGTGCGTGTCGAGCCAGGTCGGGTGCACATTGAATTGCAGCTTCTGCCACACCGGCACGATGCGTCTGGTGCGCAATCTCGAGCCCAGCGAGATCGTCGGGCAGGTCATGCTGGCGCGCGATGCGTTGGGTGAATGGCCAAGCCGCCCCGAAGGACGCATGCTCACCAATATCGTCATGATGGGCATGGGCGAGCCGCTCTACAACTTCGACAATGTTTCGCAGGCCTTGCACATCGTCATGGATGGCGAGGGGCTTGGCCTGTCGAAGCGGCGCATTACGCTGTCAACCTCGGGCGTGGTGCCGATGATCGAAAAATGCGGCGATGAAATCGGCGTCAATCTGGCCGTGTCGCTGCACGCGGTGCGCAAGGATGTGCGCGACGAAATCGTGCCGCTCAACCGCAAATACGGCATCGAGGAACTGCTCGAAGCCTGCGCGGCGTATCCCGGCGCCAACAACGCGCGGCGCATCACGTTCGAATATGTGATGCTCAAGGACAAGAATGACAGCGACGAGGATGCACGCGAGCTGGTGCGCCTGATCCGCCACTACAAGCTGCCCGCCAAAGTGAACCTCATTCCGTTCAACCCGTGGCCGGGGGCGGGCTATGAGTGCTCCGATCCCGAACGCATCAAGTCGTTCAGCAATATCGTCTTCGAAGGCGGTATTTCGGCACCCGTCCGCACGCCGCGCGGTCGCGACATCGATGCCGCCTGCGGCCAGCTCAAGACGGCGGCCGAAAAGAAATCGCGCGCCGAGCGCGATCGCGAAGCTGCAGCTCAGGCCGACTGA
- a CDS encoding type II secretion system F family protein gives MVQSVIQNLLENEVARWLALVGIFLAVVIVVVIVGSLFGQRTLARQRLDAATESGTTYHAGPTTLRGDVTRSRWIAIVNKIEAAGVSLVDTRDESLRRKLIAAGYTGKAAPRVFTFIRLALTLGLPVIVVFYMWVAGSTNLTKVWMAGLISMAMGLYLPNLFVRARADRRQEEIVNGFPDALDLMLVCVEAGLGLETAFDRVGQEMAQSHPLLAEQFGATVLELRAGRSREDALRRMADRSAADEVRSFATLLIQSTKLGSSVAQTLRTYAAEMREKRRMRAEERAHRLPVLLSIPLVGCMLPTMIGVLMVPAVIRVLRAIVPQLD, from the coding sequence ATGGTGCAGTCAGTCATCCAGAACCTGCTCGAGAACGAGGTCGCGCGCTGGCTGGCGCTAGTCGGCATTTTCCTCGCCGTTGTCATCGTGGTCGTCATTGTCGGATCGCTATTCGGGCAGCGCACACTGGCGCGCCAACGTCTCGATGCCGCAACCGAAAGCGGCACGACCTACCATGCCGGACCAACGACGCTCCGCGGCGATGTGACGCGAAGCCGCTGGATCGCTATCGTCAACAAGATCGAAGCGGCAGGCGTGAGCTTGGTCGATACGCGCGACGAATCGCTGCGTCGCAAGCTGATTGCGGCGGGCTATACCGGAAAGGCCGCACCACGCGTCTTCACGTTTATCCGCCTTGCATTGACCCTCGGCTTGCCGGTCATCGTGGTCTTTTACATGTGGGTGGCAGGCAGCACCAATCTGACGAAAGTGTGGATGGCCGGCCTGATTTCGATGGCGATGGGCCTTTATCTGCCCAACCTGTTCGTGCGCGCCAGAGCCGACCGCCGCCAGGAAGAGATCGTCAACGGCTTTCCCGATGCGCTCGACCTAATGCTGGTCTGCGTCGAAGCCGGGCTGGGGCTCGAAACCGCGTTCGATCGCGTCGGCCAGGAAATGGCGCAATCGCATCCGCTGCTTGCCGAACAGTTCGGTGCCACGGTGCTCGAGCTTCGCGCCGGTCGCAGCCGTGAAGATGCGCTGCGCCGGATGGCGGACCGTTCGGCGGCTGACGAGGTCAGGTCGTTCGCGACGCTGCTTATCCAGTCGACCAAGCTTGGCAGCTCGGTCGCACAGACGCTGCGGACTTACGCTGCCGAGATGCGTGAGAAACGCCGCATGCGCGCCGAAGAGCGGGCGCACCGCTTGCCGGTGCTGCTTTCGATTCCGCTGGTCGGTTGCATGTTGCCGACCATGATCGGTGTGTTGATGGTGCCCGCGGTGATCCGCGTGTTGCGCGCCATCGTCCCGCAGCTCGACTAA
- a CDS encoding type II secretion system F family protein has product MPESLVRILILLFVFAAVLLLVERLVAFFAQQRGEGQAINKRLDMIGKGMSRAEAMSLLRRQEFDPGGAPSLIAAAGTWLNRLLVQAGITVSSSSVVLLLLALPVLVFFLLLAFMALTGSAFSPGRLFLLALAGIVLGGLIPVFFLRFRANRRRKKMQEQFPVALDIFVRGLRAGHPVSAALDLLTVEMPDPIGSEFGLVIDEVTYGADLRDALSAMAERWDLDDIRMFVVSLSVQNETGGNLAEILENLSEVIRERHSLFMKVRALSSEGRMTALMLSVLPIFTFAIVFLGSPSFYFAVSDDPAFIPSFFVLILMWILGVMMIRKMVDLKV; this is encoded by the coding sequence ATGCCAGAGAGTCTAGTACGCATATTGATCCTGCTGTTCGTATTTGCAGCCGTGTTGCTGCTGGTCGAACGGCTCGTGGCTTTCTTTGCGCAGCAGCGCGGCGAGGGGCAGGCGATCAACAAGCGTCTGGACATGATCGGCAAGGGCATGAGCCGCGCCGAGGCGATGAGCCTGCTGCGGCGCCAGGAATTCGACCCGGGCGGCGCACCAAGCCTGATTGCCGCCGCGGGCACCTGGCTCAATCGGTTGCTGGTGCAGGCCGGGATCACGGTTTCGTCGAGCTCGGTCGTGCTCCTCCTGCTGGCTCTCCCGGTGCTCGTATTTTTCCTCTTGTTGGCCTTCATGGCGTTGACCGGCTCGGCCTTTTCACCCGGCCGCCTGTTCCTTCTCGCGCTGGCGGGAATCGTACTCGGCGGACTGATCCCCGTGTTTTTCCTGCGCTTCAGGGCCAATCGCCGCCGCAAGAAAATGCAGGAGCAATTTCCGGTTGCGCTCGACATCTTCGTGCGCGGCCTGCGGGCGGGGCATCCGGTCTCGGCTGCGCTTGATCTGCTGACGGTCGAAATGCCCGATCCGATCGGGTCGGAATTTGGCCTGGTGATCGATGAGGTCACTTATGGCGCTGATCTGCGCGATGCGTTGAGCGCCATGGCCGAACGCTGGGATCTCGACGACATCAGAATGTTTGTGGTGAGCCTGTCGGTGCAGAACGAAACCGGCGGCAACCTTGCCGAGATCCTCGAAAATCTGAGCGAAGTGATCCGCGAACGGCACTCACTATTCATGAAGGTGCGCGCGCTGTCATCGGAAGGCCGAATGACCGCGCTGATGCTGTCGGTGCTGCCGATCTTCACCTTTGCGATCGTCTTTTTGGGAAGCCCGTCATTCTATTTCGCAGTGTCCGACGATCCGGCGTTCATTCCGTCGTTCTTCGTGCTGATCCTGATGTGGATCCTGGGCGTGATGATGATCCGCAAAATGGTCGATTTGAAGGTGTAG
- a CDS encoding A24 family peptidase, translating into MNLIEMGPEWGFFVFIGLLVVAAVQDAWQLKISNFIVGGVLLAGVVIAVLAGPEWSLWQNAAMMVAMLVVGTFLFSAGWMGGGDVKLLAASLFWFDAAGGAQMLIVTAIAGGILTMALMGLRIVFGKVGGIGALRKGGGMPYGIAIAVGGALTAWWQTLPA; encoded by the coding sequence GTGAATTTGATCGAGATGGGGCCCGAATGGGGCTTCTTCGTTTTCATCGGCCTGCTGGTCGTGGCGGCCGTCCAGGATGCATGGCAGCTCAAAATCAGCAATTTCATTGTCGGCGGCGTGCTGCTCGCCGGCGTCGTGATCGCGGTCCTGGCGGGGCCCGAATGGTCTTTATGGCAGAATGCCGCGATGATGGTGGCGATGCTGGTCGTGGGCACCTTTCTCTTCTCGGCCGGCTGGATGGGCGGGGGCGATGTGAAACTGCTCGCCGCCAGCCTGTTCTGGTTCGACGCTGCGGGCGGTGCGCAGATGCTCATCGTCACCGCGATTGCCGGCGGCATCCTGACCATGGCGCTGATGGGCCTGCGGATCGTCTTCGGGAAGGTCGGGGGTATCGGTGCGCTGCGTAAGGGCGGCGGGATGCCCTATGGCATCGCGATTGCCGTCGGCGGCGCACTGACCGCGTGGTGGCAGACGCTGCCGGCATGA